The proteins below are encoded in one region of Triticum aestivum cultivar Chinese Spring chromosome 1B, IWGSC CS RefSeq v2.1, whole genome shotgun sequence:
- the LOC123106303 gene encoding MDIS1-interacting receptor like kinase 2 isoform X2 yields the protein MEHKSRKHSRMVLLAFFAPFSFACLSIASITVVCWRKKCVKSKSKRKSGDVLSIWNFDGKIAFEDILTATENFDEKYCIGVGGYGTVFRVELESGAVFAVKLLHSMEEFSAEETFHAEIEVLTKIRHRCIVKLYGFCSHSQCKFLVYDLIERGSLSSILHEQELAKELNWTNRITIVTDIAQALAYLHHDCDDPIVHRDIKSSNILLNLDYKAYVSDFGMARKLKHGCSSWSTIFAGTCGYIAPELSSTMVLTEKCDVYSFGVVALEVVMGKHPGDLLLPFFCRTEQPGKFNDILDRRIAAPSTIHEEKDAILVALVAFACLQVNPKSRPTMQQVYQALTNRNRPAFMPRPLHEISLQDLHDYCGTIKNI from the exons ATGGAACACAAGAGCAGAAAACATTCACGTATGGTACTTCTTGCTTTTTTTGCACCCTTTTCCTTCGCTTGCCTCTCGATAGCAAGCATCACGGTTGTTTGTTGGAGAAAAAAGTgtgtaaaaagtaaaagcaaaagaaaGTCTGGAGATGTACTTTCTATATGGAATTTCGACGGGAAGATCGCATTCGAAGACATACTAACTGCAACAGAAAATTTCGATGAGAAATATTGCATTGGCGTTGGAGGCTATGGAACTGTATTCAGAGTTGAGCTTGAAAGCGGGGCTGTCTTTGCTGTCAAGCTCCTGCATTCAATGGAAGAATTCAGCGCCGAGGAGACATTTCATGCTGAGATTGAAGTGTTGACGAAAATCAGGCACCGATGCATTGTCAAGCTGTATGGCTTCTGTTCACATTCCCAATGCAAATTTCTCGTGTACGACCTTATTGAGAGGGGAAGCTTATCATCCATTTTGCACGAACAAGAGCTAGCAAAAGAGCTGAACTGGACCAACAGAATCACTATTGTGACGGACATAGCTCAAGCTCTCGCCTACTTGCATCATGATTGTGATGATCCTATTGTACACCGAGACATAAAAAGCAGCAACATTCTTCTGAACCTTGATTATAAAGCTTATGTCTCGGACTTCGGCATGGCGAGGAAGCTGAAGCACGGTTGCTCAAGCTGGAGCACAATCTTTGCAGGGACATGTGGCTACATAGCACCTG AATTGTCATCTACCATGGTGTTGACTGAGAAAtgcgacgtgtacagcttcggtGTGGTTGCGCTGGAAGTTGTGATGGGAAAGCACCCAGGTGATCTGCTCCTTCCGTTCTTCTGCCGAACAGAGCAGCCGGGGAAGTTCAATGATATCCTGGATCGACGCATCGCAGCGCCGTCAACCATCCATGAGGAGAAGGATGCCATTTTGGTTGCCTTGGTGGCCTTTGCTTGTCTGCAAGTCAATCCCAAATCCCGGCCAACAATGCAGCAGGTGTATCAGGCACTGACAAATAGAAACCGCCCAGCTTTCATGCCCAGGCCCCTTCATGAAATCAGCCTGCAAGATTTGCACGATTACTGTGGCACCATAAAGAATATATGA